In Pseudomonas sp. FP1742, the DNA window GAAGACCTGGGGGAAGTGGCCACCCTGGCGGAGTACTTCAAAAGCTGGCAAGACACCCATGACGCGCCGCCGGGCAGCAAGATCGACAAGCATCAGGCTAACCCGGGGCCAAGTCTCAAACGCTGTGTTCCGTGACTCCGCGGGCTATTTCGCTACCGGTCTGAGCATCGATGAAACGCTTGAACTGGATGTCATTGCAGTGGCTGACGTTCAGGCGAATATATTGATCGTAATCCCGGGTGTTGCTGAACAACGAGCCTGGAGCCAGAAAGATGCGGGCGTCATGGGCCCGTTCGATCAGACGGCGAATATCCACCTGCGCGGGGAAACGCCCCCAGAGAAACAAACCATCCACGCTGGGTTCATCAAACACCACGCCTACCTTGCCCAGCCACTCCCGAGCCCTGACACGCTCCTGCATCACCCGCTGGCGCAGAACATCCAAATGATGTTGATAGCGCCCGGACTCCAGGGTGTAGGTCACGATGGTTTCGTCCATCGATGAGCCGCACAACAGGTTGTACATCTTCTGCTCCACCAGACGCTCGACAAAGGCCGGTGGGGCCGCCACATATCCAAGGCGCAGGGCAGGACTGAGCACCTTGCTGAAACCGCTGATGTAAAAGGTGCGATTCAAACCGTCCAGGCTGGCCAGTCGAAGTGTTTGCTTGGCGGACAGCGAACCGAAAATATCATCTTCAACAATATGAAAATCATACTTCTCGGCCAGCGAAAGAATCTTGAACCCCTTGGCCGGGGAGGTATTGCCGCCCGTAGGGTTGTGGATCAGGGTCTGGGTCAGGAACAGTTTTGGCCGGTACTTGATCAGCATGGCCTCCATGGCCTCCAGATCCGGACCGTCCCCCATTCGTGGCACCGTGATGATGTTGAAATCCCGCCCCTTGATCAGCTTCAACTGCAGCAACAAGTAGCTCGGGTCTTCGACCAGCAGGTAATCACCGGGCTTGAGCATGACGT includes these proteins:
- a CDS encoding PLP-dependent aminotransferase family protein: MFEIDRSSKTLLVDQIRNAIIARIESFQWVQGSRLPSVRALSKQLGVSNFTVSSAYEDLVAQHIIESRPGAGYFILATSPAGSLKDLDELIPPSSLHAGFLYRALDPSQYDIPVSSGYFPPSWLADAVPVSVTGRLIRNTLSCSVPAPAAGSQQLRSVIARKLREVQIDASSNQIVVTVGATHAFSLIRNVMLKPGDYLLVEDPSYLLLQLKLIKGRDFNIITVPRMGDGPDLEAMEAMLIKYRPKLFLTQTLIHNPTGGNTSPAKGFKILSLAEKYDFHIVEDDIFGSLSAKQTLRLASLDGLNRTFYISGFSKVLSPALRLGYVAAPPAFVERLVEQKMYNLLCGSSMDETIVTYTLESGRYQHHLDVLRQRVMQERVRAREWLGKVGVVFDEPSVDGLFLWGRFPAQVDIRRLIERAHDARIFLAPGSLFSNTRDYDQYIRLNVSHCNDIQFKRFIDAQTGSEIARGVTEHSV